CCGTGGCCTCCGATCGAAGTTGGAAAACGCACATCTTCTATTTTCATAGATACAATGTTCAGTCCTTCTTTATTTTCTAACATGGTTAAGTTTATTCAGCTGTGTTCGTCGTTGAAAAGACAAGCTACAAATGGCGCCTGCATCGATGATAACGTTGCATTTATATACAAAGCGAAAGTAAACCCTTCAAATGgtgactttttttatttatttataaattaaggtGAATGAACCGTTGAAGCGCCGATCTTGTTTCGTGACTTTCGTTATCTGAAAAGTCGTTGTTGCATATTTCTCGTTTTTTAACtacaatatatttcaaaactCTTGCATGTGTTTTGTGTCATGTATTTTCTAAttactaatttaaatttacaaagcCAAGTTTTgcaaatagataaaaaaatgatatcagAATATTTATGcatgtgtaaatattttcgtttaCGCTTCTgaatgtttgaaaataaattatatactttCATGACATGCTtgttagtgttatatttaagatAAGAAATCATGAAGTATATTATCTGACACTTTGGGGTTTATCTCTTATTTGCACATACACTCCAACTAAATTGAGCTTCTTAAATTGTGGATAAAATCAAAACtgcacaaaatttaataacaatgaCAAGGTAAATAGTAAAGATTTTTATTGAGCACCaatgataaaaatgtatataaaatatatctataaaaatataataatcaaatggaatgTTTTCTTAATGGAAAATTTCgttaaaatctaataaaaatcaCTGAGATTATGTTTGCTAAAATCTATTAAATGTTAAGACATTTTTTCAGATGTTGGATCTTTAGATAAATTGGCCAATTGCTCGACCAGTTCATACTTTTCCGAGTCCCATAAGATGGTGCTCAATTCACCTATTGTTCTTTCTTCTTCATCTTTTTCAGGGTTTCTAATCCAATCTAGTAGCATTTGATAAATTACCTGaaagttttattaattaatattttttttatgtataaacaaaaacattaaCTTTTATACCTCAGATATGCCTTCTTGTTTGTGAGATTCGACTATTGTTTCAATGAAGCCATCTTTATAACCCATACTACGAAAAATATTACGCCAGCCTTCTCCGAGATTTTTACTAATCAGCGTCATATACTTTATGGAAACCTttcacaatataataaaaacatagtGAGTTACaagattaataataattttatcgtTTGTACACTAATTACCTCTTGTTTGGAATCCATTAAAAGTTGAATTGAAAGACTTTTTTCAGGAGACTTTGATTTTGAGAATCCATTGGTTTTGCAATGTTGACCTTTTTGACTTTGTCCCTGAATAACAGTTTGTGTTGTATTGTAGACGAGACTGTTTCCAAACTGTATGTAATTACAATTTGAGATGTTTATCGACGTGCCTGTGAAATGTGCGTATTAATTAGTTAAATTTGAAGGCTCGAAATGTTGTGAATGTGACGAATTTGAAGGTGAACCTGGAGAGCAGACTGAGGCGCCGTTGATGGTTGAAAGTAAAGGTGAGGCTGAGGATGTTGAGGAAGTTGAAGACGCATTTTGTGGTGTCGGTCCCTTGGGGGGCGAAGGCCGCGGGGACACAGGCACTGCATCTGTCTGTATCTGCGAAGGGCACACCTGTTCCATTCTATGGAACTGTCACAACAAGTCATAAGtcgtaacaaaaggaaaaactGCGACCATGGCTGtatataaataagaatatttcGATTTGTAAGCGGTCGAAAAGTTCAATGGAATATATAGGAAGCTATAAATATAGAAAGTTTCTTATAAATTGAGTAGACTAGAACTAGATGCATTCAAGAATTTTTAAGGCGAACATAAAAATATACGGGTAAGGTTTAGTTCTATACAAGGAAGAATAATTacaatgagcaacaaaaaatcacgttttttacttatcggagcggagactaatcaatatttaccaAGTTCGAATTCGAAACCCACCGATTTCGAATATGGtgataaaatatgataatgataaattttattttatttatttattcaaatagcaaaactgctaatacatacaatacaaaataacaacaaaaaattataaatcaccttccacaaaggtatccattaacacccttcaagaaagcagcaatgttattagaacttctaatgccttcaggaagggcattatacatttgaacacctctgtgaaaaacacctcctgcagtttcagctttcttaactctacctataattaatttattcctctttctcgttttataattatgtatatctctattcctaactatatgattattaaaatatttgggtaatagattagTAATAGAAATTGGTAAATGATTATTGCAAAAATTGCGATCGcccgcacgacaatcgttgccacaaaaatcgcgaatacctaatatctggcactcaagttctcgttagtacaatatttcggaTGGAGTTTTTGGGAGCGAGATGTTCCGTGATCTAGATTTTATTGACGTGCGCGAataaataaaccggaagtgggattttttcctcttagaaaggtcactGTGTGtgtgatacgttcaggggtgtggatagaatagtggccacaaatGTTGTTGCCACTATTctatccacacccctgaacgtatcaagctgaaaatgtatatatgtattctttatgtactaacttagagctgataaggttttggtcagaattcgtaaatcgGTGATAAGTGATTTtaaggaacaaaaaaaaattaaacaaaatccgacaaccggaagtggaacttttgtcttgtgaaagtctccctacatttgcgctcaatttgtatcgaaaacgctcCCATAACCGGCatatgtgaacgtgtatgtatgtttaattattgattttttttttgtgaccttatattcctcaaatacatacatacatagataaagtcatgggttggtcacatccgatttttttaatatattgttatCAGTTAGTAGTGAGCAGGAGTACAGTTGTGGGTTCTCATTTTCTAACTCGAGTTCGCaagtttatgaaattttaaattctgaaaaaagttttttattgcTGTATAAAAACACAAGTTACGACTTCCATTATTGAATTGGTAGAATTTGACTGTCAAGTGTCACTTTGACAGTTAACAAAAGGCAGGGAGGGGGCGGGGGTTGACATGCCTCTATGGTGGCCGACGCCCCCCAATCGTGCGGGTGCCCGCGAAAAAGAGGGCGAAGCCTCCGCATGGGCGATTAAACGAGCCCACTTCCAAAAACTATTCGAGCTATGGGTCGTACGTCAAAGACCAACGGGGGCGAAACCCGACCACATAACCTCAACTTACTGGACGCTGGCAGCCCTGAGACTCGCCCTCATATTCACCCCGCAGCGAGGCTACATTCACCCGGATGAATTCATGCAAACGCTCGAACCCATCGCCGGTACTTTCGACTtctaaaattcaaaacatttcaCATTATCCAATTGTGTAATTTATATCGCTTATGCTTCAGGTCGAGCGTTGGACGTTGAATGGAGACGATCCTGGGAATTCAATAATACGTTTCCGCTTCGCAATATTGCACTTCCACGCGTATTCATCGGCATTCCGCTCACGCTTTTATACGGAGCAAACGACTTCACAACggaacattttaatataaaaatcctAACCCCTTACTCACTATTAGTAATTCCTCGTTtgatatactgtttgctatcgTTCTTAAACGACTATTgcctttataaaatatgtagattgtaCGGAGAAAATGTCAGCGATAAGTTGTTATTCCTTGCAAGTTCTTATGTATCGATAGTATACGCGACTCACACGTTTTCAAATAGCTTAGAAATGGTATTGCTGTCGTTGCTTCTCCTATCGGTCTCCGATTGCATGTTAACGTCGAAATGTGTGATCGAACACAGCGAAGCCATCACTGACAAGTACAAACAATCCAATGACGTAGTCGAACGCGTTCAATTGTACAAATTGAGAAAACTCTTACCTGAATACTCTCTGAGTAAATGTTTACAAATATCGACTATAGTCGTCGTCGGTATGTTTAACAGGCCAACGTTCATAGCGTTCGCTTTCCCGTCAATATTCCTGTGGCTGATGAGGGGTTTGGGTTCTAAGTATATAGGCTTTAAAGACTTCCACACCAGGCTCTTCGTGTTTGTGATGTGCTGTTTGCCGTCGTTGTTTTTCATGATCATCGCCGATTCTTCGTTCTATGGTTATTTGACCATATCCGACATAGAATCTAATGCTGTTACCATCAACAATTTTGTAGTGACACCAGTGAATTTTTtacgatataatatatttgctgAAAATCTTGCCGAGCACGGTCTACATCCAAGGTGGTTGCACGTCTTAGTCAACGTGCCGATACTCTTCAATATTTTAGGAATTATAGGACTGTTTACGATCACCAAAATGTCTTACAGGTATATTTAAAATGACACTGttcaacaaaaaacaaattgtGAATGAACTTTTTACTCACTGAACTCAATTAACATGAGAAAATTTATTGAAAGttcattcaaaatcaaaaatcgacaatatttaaatttaatttcacttaaaattacacaacacatatatttttttaattattatatttatattcagtgaGTAAAAACAAAAAAGGTTAAATTTTGCTAAACAGTGTAAAATTTCTAGTGTTACCCGTAGAAAGGAAtgaaaatacttatataatttatacattttagatTATGCAGAGGTTTGTACAGGTCTTTGCCGAGAATCCAGAGCATAAATGGCCTGATGACCTTTTCTGTGATAACACCCGTGGCCCTGCTATCGCTGTTTCCACACCAAGAACCCAGATTTTTAACACCGATACTCCTACCAGTAGTGTACCTTTACGCCAAGCACATACAACTTATACCGAGTGACAGTGAGTGGAATAAACGGTTGAAAAAGTTCGCGTTCGCCGTATGGTGCGTCTGTAACGTACTCCTATCCTTATTCTTCGGGTTTATTCACCAAGGCGGAGTGTACTCGACAGCCAACCACATCCACAACGAAGTGAACAGTAGATTCTTCAGCGTACACGTGATAACGTCGCACATGTACGACATTCCACAGTCGCTCTTCCTCGCAGAAGACGCAGCGAAAGTTCATTTGAACAGAGACACGGGTCAGCGATACAAGGTGGCCAAAAGAGTCTTCCTGTACGAGCTCGGTTCCAAATCTTTGACAAACGTCGTAAGTGAAACTGCCAAAGTGTGGAAAATCGGCGATTTGAAGAAGCGGACTGCGGGTCAAGAGTTCCGCACATATCTGATCATTCCGAATTCGCTGAAGCAGGATTTGAACGCAGCTTGGTTCAACGCCAACGTCACCTCACTGGAGCTGATCGAGGACGCTCACTTCTATCCGCATATTAGCACTGAAGCTCCGCCACACTTTCCGTCCGCCGATGATCAGTTCTGCGATAACTTACACTATGTACCTGACGTGTCTCCGGCTACGAAGATGACCGCCGTTGAAAGAGTCTATTGCTACATACGGCAATTTTCATTGACAATGTTTAGAATAGAGAGGCGTTCTCATTTTGTAATCTAATTTTACTTCCATTGACACTTTAATAAGAATGCCATCAGTTTTAATAGCTTTATCGTATATACCAAAGATTTTAttcgatttaatataaaatggtgCTAAGTTAAAATTTTGCTTTATAAATTAAGTTTAGATTATAAAGTAACATTCCACACGGTGTGTATGCTTTGCAATGCAATATGAGTTGtgctaaaattgatttttaaatatcaataaaaattttaaaagtatcCAGTGTGTAATCATTTGctgtattgtaatataaattatgtacatatgtaaagtatACCAATGATACATGTGGGTGAagcataattaattaaataaatgaaaaacaaaattaatatttaactgTTAATACATCATTTCactgtattaaatattaaataaatcatgtgttatatacatatatgtataataaataagtaacatttttttaaaatattaacattatattaGTGAACATTGAAACAATGTTAATATCGAATtattgtcataaaaattaaaatataacaaatacaCATTGCATTTGCAGTTATGAAGGAGCTGAATGCGTCAACGGCATCTCCTCGCCGAATTTGGCCATGTGAGCGGCATTTTTGAACGGATGTAGGGTCGCATGGTCGACATAAGATTCACACGAGGAACACCACACGGACAGATCGGCCAACGACAACACAAACGAATGCTGTGTTGACTCAAAGTGCCTCAACATGTGACCGTTGACATACCGGCCGCACGCAGGctgaaaattcaaatgaaattatattgaaaatgattaatataaatacacatatattaatataatacttacaatgtaACATTCTAAACAAATCCATATCTCTTCATCATGATCGCAATTGATGCACTTTTGTCTCTGGACAACGTTGCACTCAGACGAATATGGTTTCAAACCATCTATGTGCGGACACCAATCCAGCGGAACTACTGCGAACATGTCTTCATTCATTAACGcctaaaatgaaaacaatagtCATAATATAAACGTAATACATGTAGGGATGATGTTTTTGGTCaaactatataaatattaatgaatttTAATCACTACATAAGTTGATTTTATAATAAGTTGGTAAGTTCGATGCTAACCTCCATATTTTGTGCCAAGTATTCCGACAGAGTTTGTGTCGGCTGCGGTGGGATTGAACTTGGTTCACCTTCAGCTCCGCTTTGAGATGAGCCTTCTACGCACATCAACTGAATTTCAAACGTATTGTTATTGGCATTATCAAAACCCTTCGAATCGTTGGAATCGTTGGCGTTCAAATCCGAATTATAGTTCAACGACGATTCAGAATTGCACGACACCTCTTCAATGTTATCGCAACAGTCATAGAACACATCCTGATCGACACTGCCTTTGGCAGTGTCTTCGGATTTTGTCCATTTTGCATTTGTAGGCTTTGATTTGTTTATAGTCAGACCTCGACTCGGTGCCGGAGCTGGCAGAACGTTCTCTTTGGGCAGTGCTTTTTGGAATCGCAAATTTTTCCAATACTGTTTGTGAACGCCGATCACGTCGTTGATTGATTCAACAGCTGAAGAATGAGGAGGTGATCTGGATTCGTAATTGTGTGTCACGGGATCCCCCAATAAGGCTTTAGTGCACATCGCCATGGCGTACGATATTGACCTGACATTGTATCCACCTTCGAGGCACAGCAGCAACTTTCCACGTGCCAATCCCATCAACCAGTGTGTGAGTCGGCCATAACATTCCGGTGAAACTTTACaacctgaaaaataaataatatattcgatCCAATCTTACAACAAAGACAATGTTTCGTAATAATTGAAATACCTCCTAAAGGATCTCCAATACAAGCGTCAAATCCGGCTGATACTAATACCAATTCTGGATTGAATTCATAAGCTATAGGTAAAACTATTTGAGTAAAGGCTGCCAAGTATTCTTTATCGCCCATTCCGCGCTATAATTCAAAAGTACGCAATGAATCAtttgaaatgttaaaaatatcaatttgagTGTTTGTGATTTTACTTTGTTCCAAGGTATGTTGACGTTGAATCCGCGGCCAGAACTTTCTCCGACCTGAGTGTAGTTTCCTTCAGTCGAAGAAGGGAAGAATGTACCATGGTCGTAACGGTGCAGCGATATGTATAATACTCTTGGGTCGTTGATAAACATGCTTTGAGTACCGTTGCCGTGATGAACGTCCCAGTCTAGTATAAGAATCCTgtcgaaaattaaataaataagaaaattaaacaaTGCATCTTTAAGGCAGCAAGTCGCAGTTTTAATAgaaatcaatgtatgtataataccttTTCAAGGAGTGTAACGACATGGCGTACTTGGCTGCAACTCCAACATTATTAAACAGACAAAAACCACACGGTAGGTCTTCAGATGCGTGATGTCCTGGAGGACGGACTATGCACACTCCACTACCAGCTTCTCCACCCAAAACCGCATCAACTACCTAAAAATTAAACGCATTTGCTAAATGATGCGATTTCAATGCCAAAATTTATACATgtcacagttgaagtgtatctaccagttgtaatatattttgactataatCCATCCGCTGCAGGAAGACATTCGAGTAAAACGCACATGCTACATTTCGtacgtacaatgttctattgtctatacgaaatgctattggttgaGAGGCGGTGAAAGAGACAGCATGTACTTTTTACctaagtgtcttcctacagTAGATGGAttctagttagaatatattccatctaatctggtaccaactactgttataatcattgaagtataatgtatagaatagtcattcctaacaaaagtatcgcttaaaagcgagccatcgaagagagagacggaaagtcagaagagagacaaaagttGACTCAaaacgtaagttgattcatatggcgaattacattccaactgatcaaaatatatgacaactgaaaatacagttcaactataggttggtaccaggttaaatGGAGAGATTaggttttcatgaaaacgtcactcaactagtaaattgagttggaaagtcacatttttgttttgaacatattCTTAGAGTTGTCGTAATCCGGTGcttattacctttattcgtaatacctagcaaatattaacgcattgttgaattctaaagcattgttgaaagtgtatttacgcttgtagagatataatttactagttagattgtattcgaatatgaatgacctcaaacaccagttggaatatattataacCGAAAATACACGTTGACTgaacaaatacattttaaataatatatcacCTGAAGCACACTTCCGACCGCGACAGACGCACTCAAAAATGTATCGTTGTGAAGATACACAGAGTCATACTTTTCTTGCTGATTAGCAAGCGACTGATTAGAACAAGTCGCTGTGCTGCGAAGCCAAGAAAGCAACGATGATGTGTGCCCCAACTCTAACTCTTCATCAGTGGCGATGCGAGACTCCAACTTTCGCATTCTATCCAAGAGTTTGAACTCTTGAAGCCGAGTGTGGATTCTCGATATGCGCTCAGGACGTTCAGGATGATcgctgtaaataaaaatatattaaccaaAAACTCATATATGcccatatttattaataattatataaattacgtACGATTCATGAACATTTTTATGCTTTAACATAGCCTCGTCGTAGACGTAGCACACTCGGTGCTGAGGAACGAATAAATCCGTAGCtaaaacatttaaacacaatcataaCAAGACTAAAATGAATAtctagattattttttttaaataatttcatactTATTTTAAGTTGGCTCAATTTTCTATTCACGTCATCTAAGAATTTTTGGGGCTGTATTGGATAGCAATTCCTCGTTGCGAAAGTTTCCGGCCTCTCTTCGTCGCCGAGCCATTTCACTTCTACAATATGTTTTTCTTTGGTAACATCAGAAACATTCAGCACCGTCGTATCCATGCTATATGTAGGTTGATAATTAAAGCAGTTCCAATATGGCTTATGTACGTAGATGCAATTCAATATGGTTTCTTGTATTCTGGAATATAAATTTGGATTGATAATGATACGTCGATTtagcatataatataaattatgaagAACTGCATACGATTCTGAAGGAGGTGTGAATGAGCGTAAAGGAGGAACGGGATCTCCTAATAGAGTCCTCAAAGTGAGAGCTGCACTTTCAGCCAATGAAGCTAAACAATATCCACCTTCTAGGACCACTACCATCGTCCCAGTCACACCCATCAACATGTGCGTTAAATGAGCATAACACGCAGGACTTATTTCCATTTCTCCctgttaaattgaaaaaaaatcataatataatgGTATCAACAACGATGTTTGATATAGATTATAACCTTTGCTAAAAACTTTCATGCCCAAATATCACATTGTCGTGGTTGATTTAGTCATACATGATGCAAGTAATGATGCATGTCAGATTAATTGGTATACTAAATTGATTGAATTTGCATTTGAACTGTGGATTtgctttaataataaaagaaaatgcaGGGATCAACTAACGTAATAGAACATCCACACAATGTATGTATCTTAAGCAGGTCTACTTGCACAACCCGCTTCAATATTTTCATGCAAaccctatatttatttatttattaaaaacagaaacatatttcaatatttcttcATTATGCCtaaaaaatttctatatatttatttatccattatatattaacctCTACCATAGGTGCTACTACCGGTAGCCCAAGGCTACACCTATGTATGTTAAAACTTTTGCATATAAGTATCAAATAACATCATTACATACAGTGCCggtaaacacccttagaaaaaaattttgcctttggcgctctaatctaacattttgtatggcttttagcgctctaattttaaaatttaaagcgcctttgacgcttcgagcggcgccctaacttatttggcgccctcgggtgcCGCCCGACCCAACctcccccctaaaaccggcactgattACATAAACATGATTCAAAAACACTCTGACAATCCCtgccactcaactcttccactgcggaagccgctatagcagctccgtcatatgaagatgttcctcttcccaattcattAAGCAAAACTAAAGATTTAATTGCAGTTGCCCTCAATATTGCTACTGTTTCACTCAATTCAACCGGGAAGATAAACTGTCCTGATATTACATCATCATCGACATTGCccagtcttgcaaatattccgTCAATGACAACCAAACTGCCCTTTGCAGCCCTTCTTGCAAAAGTGTTGAGATTAATAATGCGAATTAACAATTGCGAAACACTAAGATCTTATgacactattaaattatttaataaaaatgaaaatctttcaaattaaTCACAATTGAATATGCTCGATTATTTTATCGCAAACTAAGCACATTGTTTATTGTTTATGCTTTATTTCTTGCGTCATATACAAAtatcttcatacatattttaagtatGATTGGGTGCAAAGAGACATTGGATTGAAAttggaataatataattttagaaaaacAGACATGAGAATGTTTTAATAGGGATTAATACAATGCGAAACTTTAAACACCTGATAGAATACCATAAAATAAGTAAGCAAGTTAAACAAATCAAATGACAGCAGATGGAAGACTTTGGGAATTATTACATAGAAAAATGCCAATAATTCTTAATGTACAAGCCCAATGGATATGGACTGAGAAAAAGTTCATGTATGAAAGTTATAAAATGTGAATGGAAGGAGTAGTTAGTTCATTTGATAATAGTAAAGTTACATTTTCATATGCTGCATGTCACTTTTCTATATTTGGTAATTTCATGACCGATAAATGGCGCTTCAAGCTAGCAATTAGCCACACAAGCTAATTTGAATCTATTTCCAATTGAGGACTCCTTGATGTGTCTGTCAGCCATTAAGCACAACCAAGTCATACCAGACATCGATCACTTAATTAACTAACCAAGCGCCAGGTATCTATTACATGTTCACCAAAATGCcttgaaataaataaagcatGAGTTAATTCCGAAAATTACATGACTTCAGTTTTATAGATGAACTTTTATAACATCCATAAGCTCAAACGatgcaaagaaaaaaaatccaaatgatTGTTTAACCTTTTCATCGCCTAAGGCTGAATCGTAACCTGCCGAACATAGCACTAGCTCTGGCGAGAACTAGAACAACGATAAtaagacattaataaaatacaaaagaatCGTGTTTACCTCGGGACAACCTAAAGCAGCATCATATCCAGCCGACACCAGAATCAGCTGCGGTTGAAACTAACAGCAGAAAATAACACATTTAATAGAACActtggtgctactttagtatgcggtctaccttagcatgcgatctacctttgaattgtagtctactatttttttttatttgtatcgtagttacgaaatgtttattacaatttttgttttttcctgccgccccataatgttgtcgaagcatttctatcaaaatatcatcAGCAGATGATACATATCTCGTAActaaatcttaaatgaataggaccaaccttaacttaacctaacctatcctgacccataaataaataggtgttggctgctaagatatgtttctttttgtgaaataaaacttaataaaaaaaagatatcttagcagccaacacctatttatttaagggtcaggataggttaggttaagttaaggttggccctattcatttaagattaggttgttacagtcagtattattcagtctcagtgtcacacaCGAGaactgagaccgcatattaaagtaaaaacgtgaaggtagatcgcatactaaagtagcaccgaatACTTAACAACACCACAATCAAAACCCAAAAAAGAATCACCTCTAGAGCCATAGGAAGGAGAAGTTGATGCCAAATGGCGATGTAATCCGAATCCTGCATCTTGATTTGATTCAACGGCACGTTGAAATTGTAGCCGGTACCATTACCAGTACCGACATAGTTAAAGTTCGACTGGCGAAGATTAGGCCAAAAAGAACCGTGTTCGTACCGATGTATCGAAAAATACACCACtctacaaagtaaatacattagTATAATCTAAATAAGATATATGATTTATAtgcaatacaaaaatatacctaGGATCATCGTAGAACATTTGCTGCGTAGCTTGGCCGTGATGTACATCCCAATCGACGATCAATATCCTCGAGAGCTTCAACTCGGTGAGCGCATGCTGAGCCGCAAGCCCTACATTATTGTAGAAACAATATCCGCACGGTTCTGCAGTCATTGCATGATGACCTGGGGGTCTAACCAGAGCCATACCAGATCCAGCTTTACCTCTGATCACATCCTCGACTATTTTCACAGTACTTCCGGCAGCCATCAGTGACAACTCATGAGACGACTGAATTCAAACGAAATTAGTGACACTACAAACAGGCCAATACTTATTATACAGTCGTATGAcaacgaattactaacacccgcgtatttaccctattttgtgtacctgcgccgtcttaagtaacattttgggttggttttttttgtagaccattcattgtatcctattctatgtatttagagaaggatagaatgagtagtgtttatacaaatagtttaaaaaccgaacaagtgcaaatacacagtttggctttgaaattcgtttggtgtagacgtgtgctttcactgggagaaaagttagttttgaagagatttttgctttcctgtatattatcgatatcattgaagtaagttaaagtgtttaaattttttaaatgtgacttaattattcgtttaaattgcttgtgaaaaa
This genomic interval from Arctopsyche grandis isolate Sample6627 chromosome 8, ASM5162203v2, whole genome shotgun sequence contains the following:
- the HDAC6 gene encoding histone deacetylase 6 isoform X2 — protein: MTEICPYILQKFIFRVHFTSLSEMLASPLSKKGSNDKKKSSSNDLQPGVTTRNVARKAKIQTRAMSTNLKPSSSLLAAKKKALQKKRTNFEVELRDHFQNAMDSKNVEKGQVELVLEKRMLEHLCLWDPNYPECPERLSSIIDRCNELDLIRRCVLSEICMATKEDVSKLHSPSVYDLLLTTHKSDNTDYLESISAKYDAVYIHPSSHELSLMAAGSTVKIVEDVIRGKAGSGMALVRPPGHHAMTAEPCGYCFYNNVGLAAQHALTELKLSRILIVDWDVHHGQATQQMFYDDPRVVYFSIHRYEHGSFWPNLRQSNFNYVGTGNGTGYNFNVPLNQIKMQDSDYIAIWHQLLLPMALEFQPQLILVSAGYDAALGCPEGEMEISPACYAHLTHMLMGVTGTMVVVLEGGYCLASLAESAALTLRTLLGDPVPPLRSFTPPSESIQETILNCIYVHKPYWNCFNYQPTYSMDTTVLNVSDVTKEKHIVEVKWLGDEERPETFATRNCYPIQPQKFLDDVNRKLSQLKITTDLFVPQHRVCYVYDEAMLKHKNVHESDHPERPERISRIHTRLQEFKLLDRMRKLESRIATDEELELGHTSSLLSWLRSTATCSNQSLANQQEKYDSVYLHNDTFLSASVAVGSVLQVVDAVLGGEAGSGVCIVRPPGHHASEDLPCGFCLFNNVGVAAKYAMSLHSLKRILILDWDVHHGNGTQSMFINDPRVLYISLHRYDHGTFFPSSTEGNYTQVGESSGRGFNVNIPWNKRGMGDKEYLAAFTQIVLPIAYEFNPELVLVSAGFDACIGDPLGGCKVSPECYGRLTHWLMGLARGKLLLCLEGGYNVRSISYAMAMCTKALLGDPVTHNYESRSPPHSSAVESINDVIGVHKQYWKNLRFQKALPKENVLPAPAPSRGLTINKSKPTNAKWTKSEDTAKGSVDQDVFYDCCDNIEEVSCNSESSLNYNSDLNANDSNDSKGFDNANNNTFEIQLMCVEGSSQSGAEGEPSSIPPQPTQTLSEYLAQNMEALMNEDMFAVVPLDWCPHIDGLKPYSSECNVVQRQKCINCDHDEEIWICLECYIPACGRYVNGHMLRHFESTQHSFVLSLADLSVWCSSCESYVDHATLHPFKNAAHMAKFGEEMPLTHSAPS
- the HDAC6 gene encoding histone deacetylase 6 isoform X5 — protein: MSTNLKPSSSLLAAKKKALQKKRTNFEVELRDHFQNAMDSKNVEKGQVELVLEKRMLEHLCLWDPNYPECPERLSSIIDRCNELDLIRRCVLSEICMATKEDVSKLHSPSVYDLLLTTHKSDNTDYLESISAKYDAVYIHPSSHELSLMAAGSTVKIVEDVIRGKAGSGMALVRPPGHHAMTAEPCGYCFYNNVGLAAQHALTELKLSRILIVDWDVHHGQATQQMFYDDPRVVYFSIHRYEHGSFWPNLRQSNFNYVGTGNGTGYNFNVPLNQIKMQDSDYIAIWHQLLLPMALEFQPQLILVSAGYDAALGCPEGEMEISPACYAHLTHMLMGVTGTMVVVLEGGYCLASLAESAALTLRTLLGDPVPPLRSFTPPSESIQETILNCIYVHKPYWNCFNYQPTYSMDTTVLNVSDVTKEKHIVEVKWLGDEERPETFATRNCYPIQPQKFLDDVNRKLSQLKITTDLFVPQHRVCYVYDEAMLKHKNVHESDHPERPERISRIHTRLQEFKLLDRMRKLESRIATDEELELGHTSSLLSWLRSTATCSNQSLANQQEKYDSVYLHNDTFLSASVAVGSVLQVVDAVLGGEAGSGVCIVRPPGHHASEDLPCGFCLFNNVGVAAKYAMSLHSLKRILILDWDVHHGNGTQSMFINDPRVLYISLHRYDHGTFFPSSTEGNYTQVGESSGRGFNVNIPWNKRGMGDKEYLAAFTQIVLPIAYEFNPELVLVSAGFDACIGDPLGGCKVSPECYGRLTHWLMGLARGKLLLCLEGGYNVRSISYAMAMCTKALLGDPVTHNYESRSPPHSSAVESINDVIGVHKQYWKNLRFQKALPKENVLPAPAPSRGLTINKSKPTNAKWTKSEDTAKGSVDQDVFYDCCDNIEEVSCNSESSLNYNSDLNANDSNDSKGFDNANNNTFEIQLMCVEGSSQSGAEGEPSSIPPQPTQTLSEYLAQNMEALMNEDMFAVVPLDWCPHIDGLKPYSSECNVVQRQKCINCDHDEEIWICLECYIPACGRYVNGHMLRHFESTQHSFVLSLADLSVWCSSCESYVDHATLHPFKNAAHMAKFGEEMPLTHSAPS